The Helicoverpa armigera isolate CAAS_96S chromosome 25, ASM3070526v1, whole genome shotgun sequence genome has a window encoding:
- the LOC126056409 gene encoding uncharacterized protein LOC126056409 yields MSLNDFEYLLSQISTRISKQDTQLRKAIPAQIRLAITLRYLATGDDFESLHFLFKVSPQIISKIIPEVCHALCEVLEDEIKIPSCPEEWLRIERGFARKFPRAVGSIDGKHIVLDCPFNSGSVYYNYKRTYSIVLLALVDSQYNFMFADIGCQGRISDGGVFTNSILWNKMCTNSLNLPPPHPLPGSNIDVPYVFLGDGAFALSEHLMKPYPDQHNIGSAKREFNKRLSSARVVVENTFGILAARFRVFRKPIPLQPQKARLITYTCILLHNFLRRSSTSLHIYTPPGSIDMFDDDGVLIQPGSWRTDQENTSAFRNLRRVPRRSANNATEIRNEFTKYLSNI; encoded by the exons ATGtcattaaatgattttgaatatttgcTTAGTCAAATTTCAACACGAATTTCAAAACAAGACACCCAATTACGAAAAGCTATTCCTGCCCAGATACGTCTCGCTATAACACTGAGATACTTAGCAACAGGAGATGACTTTGAAAGCCTTCATTTTTTGTTCAAAGTTTCAccacaaataatatcaaaaattataCCCGAAGTTTGCCATGCCCTATGTGAAGTGTTAGAGGATGAAATAAAA ATACCATCTTGTCCAGAAGAGTGGCTGCGTATTGAAAGAGGATTTGCAAGGAAGTTTCCTCGAGCGGTTGGATCTATTGACGGCAAACATATTGTTCTCGACTGTCCATTCAATTCTGGTTCTGtatactataattataaaagaacCTACAGTATAGTATTACTAGCATTAGTTGATAGTCAATACAATTTCATGTTTGCTGACATTGGTTGCCAAGGCAGAATAAGTGACGGTGGAGTTTTTACAAATAGTATTTTATGGAACAAGATGTGTACAAACAGCTTAAATTTACCACCACCGCATCCATTACCAGGTTCGAACATTGATGTGCCCTACGTTTTTTTGGGGGATGGAGCCTTTGCACTGTCAGAACATTTAATGAAGCCCTATCCTGATCAGCACAACATAGGATCTGCAAAACGTGAATTCAACAAAAGATTATCTTCAGCTCGGGTAGTGGTAGAAAATACTTTTGGTATATTGGCGGCCAGATTTAGAGTGTTTAGAAAACCAATCCCATTACAACCACAAAAGGCTCGCCTTATAACATATACTTGTATACTACTACATAACTTCTTGAGACGAAGTTCTACTTCTTTACATATCTATACACCACCCGGATCTATTgatatgtttgatgatgatGGAGTACTTATACAACCTGGATCATGGAGGACAGATCAAGAAAATACATCCGCTTTTCGTAACTTGAGAAGAGTACCTCGGCGATCAGCAAATAACGCCACAGAAATAAGAAAcgaattcacaaaatatttaagtaatatttaa